From a single Girardinichthys multiradiatus isolate DD_20200921_A chromosome 17, DD_fGirMul_XY1, whole genome shotgun sequence genomic region:
- the slc35e3 gene encoding solute carrier family 35 member E3, with product MTGQLLGFSANRHIVTGLLVNLLSSICIVFINKWIYVHYGFPNMTLTLVHFAVTWLGLYICQKMDIFSPKSLPVRRIMWLALSFCGFVAFTNLSLQNNSIGTYQLAKAMTTPVIILIQTTYYKKTFSTKIKLTLVPITLGVILNSYYDVRFNVLGMVFATLGVLVTSLYQVWVGAKQHELQVNSMQLLYYQAPLSSAFLLGIIPLFEPLTGDGGIFGPWSLPALVTVLFSGVVAFLVNLSIYWIIGNTSAVTYNMFGHFKFCITLIGGYLLFHDPLSLNQALGILCTLAGILSYTHFKLVEQEEGKSRLAQRP from the exons ATGACCGGGCAGCTCTTGGGTTTCTCAGCCAACAGGCACATTGTCACGGGCCTGCTGGTCAACCTGTTGTCCTCCATCTGCATCGTCTTCATCAACAAGTGGATCTATGTCCACTACGGTTTCCCTAACATGACCCTTACCCTTGTCCATTTTGCGGTCACATGGTTGGGACTTTACATTTGCCAGAAAATGGACATCTTCTCTCCGAAGAGCCTTCCAGTGCGCAGGATCATGTGGCTGGCACTCAGCTTTTGTGGGTTTGTGGCCTTCACCAACCTCTCTCTGCAGAACAACTCAATAGGAACGTACCAGCTGGCCAAAGCCATGACCACGCCCGTCATCATCCTCATCCAGACCACGTACTACAAGAAGACTTTCTCTACCAAGATTAAGCTGACACTA GTGCCCATAACTTTGGGGGTTATACTGAACTCCTATTATGATGTGCGCTTCAATGTCTTGGGGATGGTGTTTGCTACACTGGGGGTTCTTGTCACTTCTCTCTACCAAGTG TGGGTGGGGGCGAAACAACATGAGCTCCAGGTGAACTCCATGCAGCTTCTGTATTATCAG GCTCCTCTTTCGTCTGCGTTCCTCCTAGGGATCATCCCGCTGTTTGAGCCACTAACCGGAGACGGTGGGATATTCGGACCGTGGTCTCTGCCTGCTCTG GTGACGGTGCTGTTTTCGGGCGTGGTGGCGTTCCTTGTCAACCTTTCCATCTACTGGATCATTGGGAACACCTCGGCTGTCAC CTACAACATGTTTGGTCATTTCAAGTTCTGCATCACTCTGATTGGAGGATACCTGCTCTTCCACGACCCGCTCTCTCTCAACCAG GCGTTGGGGATCCTCTGTACGCTGGCAGGAATCCTGTCCTACACTCACTTCAAGCTGGTGGAACAGGAGGAAGGGAAAAGTCGCCTGGCTCAGAGGCCGTAG